A part of Capsicum annuum cultivar UCD-10X-F1 chromosome 6, UCD10Xv1.1, whole genome shotgun sequence genomic DNA contains:
- the LOC107874669 gene encoding acyltransferase Pun1-like: MPNGPKQLSKLLSNSLSKTLTCYYPWAGSLKDNDTIECDDSGAEFLEVQINSPMDKVAYHPDSNVKDLTFPKGVPWANSVDRALTVAQLSHFDCGGIALSVCMSHKVGDASSVHCFLRDWAALTRSSNTIRPSPYFVEDSILPSPIGPLVYPVHGSNMDKCVQKRFHFSSTKISALKSSIAVQNATSNEAVSALLYKCAAFSATATNSGSFKRSQLIQFSDLRAMISPRLSPNSIGNLLTMFSSPIYDNEEDLKLPELVTHIRTSKNNLSTRKNVEENELAIEMLDANRTGESIFHKRKCDMYVSSNLCKFPLLQDLDFGFGKPIGASIAKGPFNKVMFLMRTYDGGIEALVNLDEQEMSVFEHDEQLLEFATLTAH, from the coding sequence ATGCCAAATGGGCCTAAACAACTATCGAAGCTTCTATCAAACTCTTTGTCAAAAACTTTAACTTGTTACTATCCATGGGCTGGAAGTCTAAAAGACAACGACACTATTGAGTGTGATGACAGTGGAGCTGAGTTCTTGGAAGTCCAAATCAACTCTCCAATGGACAAAGTTGCTTATCACCCAGATTCAAATGTCAAAGATTTGACATTTCCTAAAGGCGTACCTTGGGCTAATAGCGTGGATCGGGCCTTAACTGTAGCTCAATTGAGCCATTTTGATTGCGGAGGAATAGCACTAAGTGTTTGCATGTCGCATAAAGTAGGAGATGCAAGCAGTGTCCATTGTTTCTTGAGGGATTGGGCTGCGTTAACTCGAAGTTCAAATACAATTAGGCCATCTCCTTATTTTGTCGAGGACTCCATTCTACCATCGCCAATTGGTCCATTGGTTTACCCTGTTCATGGATCAAACATGGACAAATGTGTCCAAAAGAGGTTTCATTTCTCTAGCACAAAGATAAGTGCGTTAAAATCCTCAATCGCCGTGCAAAATGCAACGAGCAACGAGGCTGTAAGTGCACTTCTCTACAAATGTGCTGCATTTTCTGCCACCGCGACTAATTCAGGTTCATTCAAGCGATCTCAGTTGATCCAGTTCTCGGATTTGCGAGCAATGATTTCGCCACGACTATCACCAAACTCCATAGGAAATCTCCTTACCATGTTCTCCTCACCGATATATGACAACGAGGAAGACCTCAAGTTGCCGGAGTTAGTAACCCATATAAGAACGTCGAAAAACAACCTCTCCACAAGGAAGAATGTTGAAGAAAATGAGTTGGCTATAGAGATGCTAGATGCAAATAGAACAGGGGAGTCGATATTCCATAAAAGGAAATGTGATATGTACGTTTCGAGTAACTTATGTAAGTTCCCATTATTACAAGATTTAGATTTTGGATTTGGGAAGCCTATTGGAGCAAGCATTGCAAAGGGTCCATTTAACAAGGTTATGTTCTTGATGAGGACCTATGATGGAGGAATTGAAGCACTTGTTAACTTGGATGAACAAGAAATGTCTGTGTTCGAGCATGACGAGCAACTTCTTGAATTTGCTACTCTCACTGCTCATTAA